Proteins co-encoded in one Candidatus Nomurabacteria bacterium genomic window:
- the rlmB gene encoding 23S rRNA (guanosine(2251)-2'-O)-methyltransferase RlmB, whose translation MKAEVEFIFGKHAVREVLRERPDVVAEIHAAADFSDESILALADKYKLPLRVLNLKNPPRGVSSKAAHQGIVAGILPSKLTIPFKTFKSTLEATPGTALLVLGEVQDPHNVGAVIRSAAAFGLKGVLIPPHNQAPITGTVVKVSVGMAFRIPLVTIPNVNTALRDLKQSGFWTYGLEGDGATSTTTEKFTKPTVFVLGNEGSGLREKTKEECDELISIPIHPQCESLNAAAATAIVLSSWSSQHPEALS comes from the coding sequence ATGAAAGCAGAAGTGGAATTTATTTTTGGGAAGCATGCTGTGCGCGAGGTGCTTAGAGAGCGGCCAGATGTAGTTGCCGAGATTCATGCGGCGGCGGATTTTTCTGATGAGTCAATTTTGGCGTTGGCTGACAAATATAAGCTACCGCTTCGGGTGCTCAACCTAAAAAATCCGCCGCGTGGCGTCTCGTCTAAAGCTGCGCATCAGGGGATTGTGGCAGGCATTTTGCCGAGCAAGCTCACCATTCCATTTAAGACGTTTAAGTCTACCTTGGAAGCAACTCCAGGTACGGCGCTTTTGGTGCTTGGTGAGGTGCAAGATCCACATAATGTTGGCGCAGTGATTCGCTCCGCTGCTGCGTTTGGTCTAAAGGGTGTGCTGATCCCGCCACACAATCAAGCGCCAATTACTGGCACGGTGGTGAAGGTATCGGTTGGTATGGCGTTTCGGATTCCGCTCGTGACTATTCCAAATGTAAATACTGCACTGCGTGACCTCAAGCAAAGCGGCTTTTGGACGTATGGTCTCGAAGGCGATGGTGCCACTTCTACTACGACTGAAAAATTTACTAAACCAACAGTCTTTGTGCTCGGTAATGAAGGGTCGGGGTTGCGGGAAAAGACGAAAGAGGAGTGCGATGAGCTCATTTCAATTCCGATTCATCCCCAGTGTGAATCACTAAATGCTGCCGCAGCAACGGCCATTGTGCTCTCGAGTTGGTCATCCCAACACCCTGAGGCTTTGTCATAG
- a CDS encoding SurA N-terminal domain-containing protein: MSENETTETVAATESATSAAPAAKSGMGKIIAAVVVVAVLLLGVLYVLEKEGRSSTTIFSSMIEKQRAAEVVATVNGEDITNADLDVSINQFEQLAAAQGIDTTSPEMQAEVRAQALEVLINTTLLRQAAAEKGIEVTDEDVAARIEAITADIGGAEALTARMQELQLEAGQMQDDIKDELMIQALLETVFADAAVEVTAEEVQELYDNAKEQAGGAEAADFPALEEVQAQVEQQIQSGKEQAAIDEYLAELKAEADISVEGGAEMSGDAEAGE, encoded by the coding sequence ATGAGCGAAAACGAAACTACAGAAACTGTAGCAGCGACCGAATCTGCTACTTCAGCTGCGCCAGCAGCAAAATCTGGCATGGGTAAAATCATCGCGGCGGTGGTCGTGGTAGCCGTGCTATTACTCGGTGTTTTGTATGTGTTAGAAAAAGAGGGCCGTTCTTCAACCACTATCTTTTCTTCAATGATTGAAAAGCAACGAGCGGCTGAAGTAGTGGCAACGGTAAACGGTGAAGACATCACTAATGCTGATCTTGATGTGAGCATCAATCAGTTTGAACAACTAGCTGCGGCGCAAGGAATTGATACCACGAGCCCAGAGATGCAAGCTGAAGTTCGTGCGCAAGCACTCGAAGTACTAATCAATACAACATTGCTCCGTCAGGCAGCTGCCGAAAAGGGAATTGAAGTAACCGATGAAGATGTGGCGGCTCGCATAGAAGCTATTACTGCTGATATCGGTGGTGCCGAGGCACTTACTGCTCGTATGCAAGAGCTGCAACTTGAGGCGGGTCAGATGCAGGATGATATCAAGGATGAACTCATGATTCAGGCACTGCTTGAAACTGTTTTTGCTGATGCTGCAGTGGAGGTGACCGCAGAAGAAGTGCAGGAGCTGTACGATAATGCAAAAGAGCAGGCTGGTGGTGCCGAAGCAGCTGATTTCCCGGCATTAGAAGAAGTGCAGGCGCAAGTAGAACAGCAGATTCAGTCTGGCAAGGAACAAGCTGCAATTGATGAATATCTGGCTGAACTCAAAGCGGAAGCTGACATTTCTGTTGAAGGCGGAGCAGAAATGTCTGGTGACGCTGAAGCAGGTGAATAA